In Nocardioides sp., the following proteins share a genomic window:
- the fahA gene encoding fumarylacetoacetase, whose amino-acid sequence MNAMTTWVSGAAGSGFDIDHLPYGVFARSGERPRVAVRIGDQLLDLTVVAAADMLDTQDLFDEPSLDRFLAAGPAVWESTRAWIVGLLSDETERDIAEPALSPVADVRMLMPFHVGDYVDFYASLDHATNVGRMFRPDQEPLLPNWRHLPVGYHGRAGTIVPSGMPVVRPNGQRKAPTDEAPTFGPSRRLDIEAELGFVIGQHSALGIPVKADEALDHIFGVVGLNDWSARDIQAWEYVPLGPFLGKSFATSISAWVTPLSALEAAWTDLPGQDPQPLPYLAPGQTKGLDIDVEVELNGEVVARPPYASMYWSPAQMLAHLTVNGASTRPGDLFASGTISGPERDQRGSFLELSWGGSEPFGDGRTFLEDGDTVVLRYSAPGVAGGRLTLGEVSGTIEPARA is encoded by the coding sequence ATGAACGCGATGACCACCTGGGTCTCCGGAGCCGCCGGCTCCGGGTTCGACATCGACCACCTGCCGTACGGCGTGTTCGCGCGCAGTGGCGAGCGTCCGCGAGTCGCCGTCCGCATCGGCGACCAGCTGCTCGATCTCACGGTCGTGGCGGCGGCCGACATGCTCGACACCCAGGACCTTTTCGACGAGCCGAGCCTCGACCGCTTCCTTGCTGCCGGTCCTGCCGTGTGGGAGTCCACGCGCGCGTGGATCGTCGGGCTGCTCAGCGACGAGACCGAGCGCGACATCGCCGAGCCCGCACTTTCGCCGGTAGCGGACGTACGCATGCTGATGCCGTTCCACGTCGGTGACTACGTCGACTTCTACGCCTCACTCGACCACGCCACCAACGTCGGGCGGATGTTCCGCCCCGACCAGGAGCCACTGCTGCCCAACTGGCGCCACCTGCCCGTCGGCTATCACGGCCGTGCGGGCACGATCGTGCCGAGCGGGATGCCGGTCGTACGCCCGAACGGACAACGCAAGGCGCCGACCGACGAAGCCCCCACGTTCGGCCCGAGCCGCCGCCTCGACATCGAGGCCGAGCTCGGCTTCGTGATCGGCCAGCACTCAGCCCTCGGCATCCCGGTCAAAGCCGACGAAGCGCTCGACCACATCTTCGGAGTTGTCGGCCTCAACGACTGGAGCGCACGCGACATCCAGGCGTGGGAGTACGTCCCCCTCGGCCCCTTCTTGGGCAAGTCCTTCGCCACCTCGATCTCCGCGTGGGTGACGCCGCTATCCGCGTTGGAGGCAGCGTGGACCGACCTGCCGGGTCAGGACCCACAGCCGCTGCCCTATCTCGCTCCGGGCCAGACCAAGGGGCTCGACATCGACGTCGAGGTCGAACTCAACGGCGAGGTGGTCGCACGCCCGCCGTACGCCTCCATGTACTGGTCGCCCGCCCAGATGCTCGCCCACCTCACCGTCAACGGCGCCTCCACACGGCCCGGCGACCTCTTCGCCTCCGGCACGATCAGCGGCCCCGAACGCGACCAGCGGGGCTCGTTCCTGGAACTCTCCTGGGGCGGCAGCGAGCCGTTCGGCGACGGCCGCACCTTCCTCGAGGACGGTGACACCGTCGTGCTGCGCTATTCGGCGCCCGGTGTGGCCGGTGGTCGACTGACGCTCGGCGAGGTCTCGGGCACGATCGAGCCGGCAAGAGCATGA
- a CDS encoding ABC transporter ATP-binding protein, which translates to MIDIREDSAATWREVATQLDPPIDPRLIPPTRASWAGRWSAWRVRHHLRRENAEKVYAESRNPVRGWPVAEDPVVFAFFRELIGQRRWRFTELFVFNLLAAAASLVVPNLLGTLVDETIAGKAASVDTLAFVVVGVVCAQALFRFLGQRSSTLFGQDLLATAREYVVRTVLRLPLGQVEGASTGDLVTRVTRDVGTMSRSVQWGLPALVISLLTVSLSVVAMVLNSWFLAAPAIVMIASSGFAVRSYLQRAPKGYITEGATYSRINTTLTETVEGARTVEALGLADRRVRQGEDDIAVSAQAERYTMSLRNLLFAMIDFAFNTPRVLTLGFGAWGYANGWVSIGQITAAMLYVEALSGPLDRLVGELDRLQVGAASTSRLLGIAEVPPDRIAGSAKPSSPHLVGSDLRFAYRADHDVLHGVDLELRDGERLAIVGPSGSGKSTLGRLLSGINRPRTGSVTVGGVELVDLPLETLRTEVALVTQEHHVFIGSVRDNIVLAREDSTDEDVWAALRAVGAADWVSRLPESLLTKIGSGQQSLTPAQAQQIALARLIIADPHTLVLDEATSLIDPRTARTLEGSMNALLSGRTVVAIAHRLHTAHDADRIAVVLDGRIAELGSHDELVDREGGEYAALWRAWTS; encoded by the coding sequence GTGATCGACATCCGGGAGGACTCTGCGGCGACGTGGCGAGAGGTCGCGACTCAGCTCGACCCGCCCATCGACCCGCGTCTGATCCCGCCGACGCGCGCCTCCTGGGCGGGCCGCTGGTCCGCGTGGCGGGTGCGCCACCATCTGCGCCGCGAGAATGCCGAGAAGGTGTACGCCGAGTCGCGCAATCCCGTCCGCGGCTGGCCGGTCGCCGAGGACCCGGTGGTCTTCGCGTTCTTCCGCGAGTTGATCGGTCAGCGGAGGTGGCGCTTCACCGAACTCTTCGTCTTCAACCTGCTCGCCGCCGCGGCCTCACTGGTCGTACCTAACCTGCTCGGCACTCTGGTCGACGAGACGATCGCGGGCAAGGCCGCGTCGGTGGACACCCTCGCGTTCGTCGTCGTCGGCGTCGTCTGCGCCCAGGCGCTCTTCCGCTTCCTGGGTCAACGCTCCTCGACGCTCTTCGGCCAGGATCTGCTGGCGACCGCGCGGGAATACGTCGTACGCACGGTGCTGCGCCTGCCTCTGGGTCAGGTCGAGGGTGCCAGCACCGGCGACCTCGTCACCCGCGTCACCCGCGATGTCGGCACGATGAGCCGCTCGGTGCAGTGGGGACTGCCTGCGCTGGTGATCTCGCTGCTGACGGTCTCGCTCAGTGTCGTGGCGATGGTGCTGAACTCGTGGTTCCTGGCCGCGCCCGCCATCGTGATGATCGCGTCGAGCGGGTTCGCCGTACGGTCCTACCTGCAGCGCGCGCCGAAGGGTTACATCACCGAGGGCGCCACCTATTCGCGGATCAACACCACCCTGACCGAGACGGTGGAGGGCGCGCGTACGGTCGAGGCCCTCGGTCTTGCAGATCGTCGGGTGCGGCAAGGCGAGGACGACATCGCGGTCTCGGCGCAGGCCGAGCGTTACACGATGAGCCTGCGCAATCTGCTCTTCGCGATGATCGACTTCGCGTTCAACACTCCGCGAGTGTTGACGCTCGGGTTCGGCGCCTGGGGGTACGCAAACGGGTGGGTCTCGATCGGCCAGATCACCGCAGCCATGCTCTATGTCGAGGCACTCAGCGGGCCCCTGGACCGACTCGTCGGCGAGCTCGATCGCTTGCAGGTCGGTGCGGCCTCCACGTCGCGTCTGCTGGGTATCGCCGAGGTGCCGCCGGACCGGATCGCCGGGTCGGCGAAGCCGTCGTCACCTCACCTCGTGGGGTCGGATTTGCGCTTTGCTTATCGTGCCGACCACGACGTATTGCACGGCGTCGATCTCGAGTTGCGCGACGGCGAGCGGTTGGCGATCGTCGGGCCCTCGGGATCGGGCAAGTCGACTCTGGGTCGCCTGCTGTCCGGGATCAACCGACCGCGTACGGGATCGGTGACCGTCGGCGGTGTCGAGCTCGTCGACCTGCCGCTGGAGACCCTGCGTACCGAGGTCGCGCTGGTCACCCAGGAACACCACGTCTTCATCGGGTCGGTGCGCGACAACATCGTCCTCGCGCGCGAGGACTCGACCGACGAGGACGTATGGGCGGCCCTGCGAGCGGTCGGTGCGGCGGATTGGGTGTCGCGGCTGCCGGAGTCGTTGTTGACGAAGATCGGTTCGGGACAGCAGTCGTTGACACCGGCTCAGGCCCAGCAGATCGCACTGGCGCGGCTGATCATCGCCGACCCGCACACCCTGGTGCTCGACGAGGCAACCTCGTTGATCGACCCGCGTACGGCTCGGACTTTGGAGGGCTCGATGAACGCCCTGCTGTCGGGTCGTACGGTCGTCGCGATCGCGCACCGGCTGCACACCGCACACGACGCCGACCGGATCGCGGTCGTGCTCGACGGCCGGATCGCGGAGTTGGGCTCGCACGACGAGTTGGTCGACCGCGAGGGTGGCGAGTACGCGGCGTTGTGGCGGGCCTGGACGAGCTGA
- a CDS encoding ABC transporter ATP-binding protein, whose product MNRVRTRAGRTLRDAMNDFPPTVTQFWAEDGRTGDDPDTRSPWRLLAWMMRRQPGVIALSLVCGLFWYLPLALGPWIFGRAIDDGILAGDASNVVGWTLLLFALTLVANGFGILNHTLVVRSWLIALYGTTELVTRKTAQMGHVLPRRSPTGEVLSVAASDSDEIGAMTEIVARAGGQLIAFGLVASIVLSTSPKLGLLVLIAAPLLAGVAMPFMKPLHRRQSLERTRNSELTSMATDIVAGLRILRGIGGERTFGDNYATQSQKAKEAGISAGIWQALIDALGVLFSGVFLVLLLWVGAHEVLDGRLTVGDLVAFLGYALFMVTPIQTFFEFAQKITRALVSARKAIAIYEQVPPWGVSTPDGDSTPLDGAAALSDEASGLKIRPGELTIVVCAVPEESAALADRLGRFLPPDTDPVSEEIDDTLKGAAARRERKDRAARRAEIAQRDAERSREPWGVRLGDVDLRDASLEDVRRTILVSDTTSQLFAGTLQQAIDPHHRLTRQQAEDVLEVASAEDVFDALPEGWQGQLDERGRGLSGGQRQRVVLARALAVDAPILVLVEPTSAVDAHTEARIAQRVAAARQGRTTVVCTVSPLWLHHADRVVLLSEGRIVADGSHHELLEHDAAYRSVVARDLEDS is encoded by the coding sequence ATGAATCGCGTACGGACCCGCGCCGGACGTACGCTGCGGGACGCCATGAACGACTTCCCGCCCACCGTCACACAGTTCTGGGCCGAAGATGGCAGAACCGGCGACGACCCCGACACGCGCAGCCCGTGGCGGTTGCTGGCCTGGATGATGCGACGCCAACCGGGCGTGATCGCGCTGTCCTTGGTGTGCGGCCTGTTCTGGTATCTCCCGCTCGCGCTCGGTCCGTGGATCTTCGGTCGCGCGATCGACGACGGCATCTTGGCGGGCGACGCGAGCAACGTGGTCGGCTGGACCCTGCTGCTGTTCGCCTTGACCCTGGTGGCGAACGGGTTCGGCATCCTCAACCACACGCTGGTCGTACGCAGTTGGCTGATCGCGCTCTATGGCACCACCGAACTGGTCACGCGCAAGACCGCGCAGATGGGCCACGTGCTGCCGCGCCGCTCTCCGACGGGCGAAGTGCTCAGCGTGGCCGCGAGCGATTCCGACGAGATCGGCGCGATGACCGAGATCGTCGCGCGAGCCGGCGGTCAGCTGATCGCCTTCGGCCTGGTCGCGAGCATCGTGTTGTCGACGTCACCGAAGTTGGGCCTGCTCGTCCTGATCGCCGCCCCGCTCCTGGCCGGCGTCGCGATGCCCTTCATGAAGCCGCTGCACCGCCGCCAGTCCCTGGAGCGCACCCGCAACTCCGAGCTCACCTCGATGGCGACCGACATCGTCGCCGGGCTGCGGATCCTGCGCGGGATCGGCGGCGAGCGTACGTTCGGCGACAACTACGCCACCCAGTCGCAAAAGGCCAAGGAGGCCGGCATCTCCGCCGGGATCTGGCAGGCGCTGATCGATGCGCTAGGGGTGCTCTTCTCGGGCGTCTTCCTGGTGCTGTTGTTATGGGTCGGCGCTCACGAGGTGCTCGACGGGCGACTCACGGTCGGCGACCTGGTCGCGTTCTTGGGGTACGCGCTGTTCATGGTCACGCCGATCCAGACCTTCTTCGAGTTCGCGCAGAAGATCACCCGCGCGCTGGTATCGGCGCGCAAGGCGATCGCCATCTATGAGCAGGTGCCGCCGTGGGGAGTCTCGACTCCAGACGGGGACTCGACGCCGCTCGACGGCGCCGCTGCCCTGAGCGACGAGGCGAGCGGCCTCAAGATCCGCCCGGGCGAACTCACCATCGTCGTGTGTGCCGTGCCGGAAGAGTCCGCCGCGCTGGCTGACCGGCTGGGCCGCTTCCTGCCGCCGGACACCGATCCGGTCAGCGAGGAGATCGACGACACCCTCAAGGGCGCCGCCGCGCGACGCGAACGCAAGGACCGAGCCGCCCGGCGAGCCGAGATCGCCCAGCGAGACGCCGAGCGCAGCCGCGAGCCGTGGGGCGTACGCCTGGGTGACGTCGACCTGCGTGACGCCTCACTGGAGGACGTACGCCGCACGATCCTCGTGTCCGACACCACCTCCCAGCTCTTCGCGGGCACGCTGCAGCAGGCGATCGATCCGCATCATCGGCTGACCCGACAGCAAGCCGAGGACGTGCTGGAAGTGGCCAGCGCCGAGGACGTCTTCGACGCGTTGCCCGAGGGCTGGCAGGGCCAGCTCGACGAGCGCGGCCGAGGGCTCTCCGGAGGCCAGCGCCAGCGGGTGGTGCTTGCGCGGGCGCTGGCTGTAGACGCGCCGATCCTCGTACTCGTCGAGCCGACGTCGGCCGTGGACGCGCATACCGAGGCCCGGATCGCGCAACGAGTCGCTGCAGCTCGTCAGGGGCGTACGACCGTGGTGTGCACCGTCTCGCCGCTGTGGCTGCACCACGCGGACCGGGTCGTGCTGCTGTCCGAGGGGCGCATTGTGGCCGACGGCAGCCACCACGAGCTGCTGGAGCACGACGCGGCCTACCGATCCGTCGTCGCGCGGGATCTGGAGGACTCGTGA
- a CDS encoding homogentisate 1,2-dioxygenase domain-containing protein yields MAYYRSVGSVPPHRHTQHRDGDGNLYREELMGEEGFSSDSSLLYHRGVPSAIRASEVWELPDSATTPNHPLKPRHLKLHDLQTGTDAVLDRRLILGNHDVRIAYVITSTEPSVLYRNAIGDECVYVESGSGTVETVFGVLAYRSGDYVLIPRATDHRWVPAEQSRLYAIEANSHIAPPKRYLSRYGQLLEHAPFCERDLHGPTSVHVVEGSDVDVYVKHRTSRGIVGTRMTYATHPFDVVGWDGCLYPYTFNIDDYMPITGKVHQPPPVHQVFEGHNFVICNFLPRKVDYHELAIPVPYYHSNVDSDEVMFYVAGDYEARKGSGIGLGSISLHPGGHAHGPLAAAIEASLGVDYFDESAVMVDTFAPLELGEGGLAVEDEAYAWTWAGVERTVVRSTPGESGAERTKRGLS; encoded by the coding sequence ATGGCTTACTACCGCAGTGTCGGCTCCGTCCCCCCGCACCGCCACACCCAGCATCGCGATGGCGACGGCAACCTCTATCGCGAGGAGTTGATGGGAGAGGAGGGGTTCTCGTCGGACTCCTCGCTGCTCTATCACCGCGGTGTGCCGTCGGCGATCCGCGCGAGTGAGGTCTGGGAGCTGCCTGACTCGGCCACGACGCCCAATCACCCGCTGAAGCCGCGGCACCTCAAACTGCACGATCTCCAGACGGGTACGGACGCGGTCCTCGACCGGCGGCTGATCCTGGGCAACCACGACGTGCGAATCGCGTACGTCATCACAAGTACGGAACCGAGCGTCCTCTATCGCAACGCCATCGGGGACGAGTGTGTGTACGTCGAGTCGGGCTCGGGCACGGTCGAGACGGTCTTCGGGGTGCTGGCCTACCGCAGCGGCGACTATGTGCTGATCCCGCGTGCGACCGACCACCGCTGGGTGCCTGCCGAGCAGTCCCGGCTCTATGCGATCGAGGCCAACAGCCATATTGCGCCGCCGAAGCGCTACCTGTCGCGCTATGGCCAACTCCTGGAGCACGCCCCGTTCTGCGAGCGCGACCTGCACGGGCCGACTTCGGTCCACGTCGTGGAGGGCTCGGACGTCGACGTCTACGTCAAGCACCGCACCTCACGCGGCATCGTCGGGACGCGGATGACGTACGCCACCCACCCCTTCGACGTCGTCGGCTGGGACGGCTGCCTCTACCCGTACACCTTCAACATCGACGACTACATGCCGATCACCGGCAAGGTGCATCAGCCGCCGCCGGTGCACCAGGTGTTCGAGGGCCACAACTTCGTGATCTGCAATTTCCTGCCGCGCAAGGTCGACTATCACGAGCTGGCGATCCCGGTGCCCTACTACCACTCCAACGTCGACTCCGACGAGGTGATGTTCTACGTCGCGGGCGACTACGAGGCGCGCAAGGGCTCGGGCATCGGGCTCGGGTCGATCTCACTGCACCCCGGCGGGCATGCGCACGGTCCGCTGGCGGCGGCCATCGAGGCGTCGTTGGGGGTTGACTACTTCGACGAGTCGGCCGTCATGGTCGACACGTTCGCGCCGCTGGAGTTGGGCGAGGGCGGGCTGGCGGTGGAGGACGAGGCGTACGCCTGGACCTGGGCGGGGGTTGAGCGCACTGTAGTCCGCTCGACCCCCGGAGAATCGGGGGCTGAGCGGACAAAACGGGGGCTGAGTTAG
- the nemA gene encoding N-ethylmaleimide reductase, protein MTSLFDPLDVGAVRLANRVLMAPLTRMRASQPGDLPNDLMTQYYRQRASAGLIISEGTQISTEGKGYLDTPGIHSIEQIARWRLITDAVHAEGGLIAAQLWHTGRVNHESLHAEGEWPVSASAVAVRTRTTISDGQGGLARANVPVPRALATDEIARVVADYAHATACAREAGFDLVEIHAAHGYLLHQFLSADSNHRTDAYGGSLDNRLRLLSEVVDASVAAWSADRVGVRFSPVGSFNGLEDPDGAATGLAVARALRARDLAFLHLSEPDWAGGPVLDDDYRGALREAYDGVIIGAGNYDVAKAQRLLDAGFIDAAAFGRTFIANPDLPRRLRDGLPLNPQRVERFYGGDGTGYTDYPAYDA, encoded by the coding sequence GTGACTTCGCTCTTCGATCCACTCGACGTGGGTGCCGTACGCCTGGCCAACCGCGTGCTGATGGCGCCGCTGACCCGGATGCGCGCCAGCCAGCCCGGCGATCTGCCCAACGATCTGATGACGCAGTACTACCGACAGCGCGCCTCCGCCGGGCTGATCATCAGTGAGGGCACGCAGATCTCGACCGAGGGCAAGGGTTATCTCGACACGCCGGGCATCCACTCGATCGAGCAGATCGCCCGGTGGCGGTTGATCACCGACGCGGTGCACGCCGAGGGCGGCCTGATCGCGGCGCAGTTGTGGCACACCGGGCGGGTCAACCACGAGTCGTTGCATGCCGAGGGCGAGTGGCCGGTGTCCGCGTCGGCTGTCGCGGTGCGTACGCGTACGACCATCAGCGACGGCCAAGGCGGTCTCGCGCGAGCCAACGTACCGGTGCCGCGCGCCTTGGCGACGGACGAGATTGCGCGCGTGGTGGCCGACTATGCCCACGCGACAGCCTGTGCGCGCGAGGCCGGCTTCGACCTGGTCGAGATCCACGCCGCGCACGGCTACTTGCTGCACCAGTTCCTGTCGGCCGACAGCAACCACCGCACCGATGCGTACGGCGGATCGCTGGACAACCGACTGCGCCTGCTGTCCGAGGTCGTGGACGCGAGTGTGGCGGCATGGTCAGCCGACCGGGTCGGGGTGCGCTTCTCCCCCGTCGGCTCGTTCAACGGCTTGGAGGATCCAGACGGTGCGGCCACCGGACTTGCGGTCGCCCGCGCGTTGCGCGCTCGCGACCTGGCCTTCCTACATCTCTCCGAGCCGGACTGGGCCGGCGGACCGGTGCTCGACGATGACTATCGCGGCGCGCTGCGCGAGGCGTACGACGGCGTCATCATCGGAGCCGGCAATTACGACGTCGCCAAGGCGCAACGGTTGCTCGACGCGGGCTTCATCGACGCGGCGGCGTTCGGGCGTACGTTCATCGCCAACCCGGATCTCCCCCGGCGGCTGCGCGACGGTCTGCCGCTCAATCCGCAGCGGGTCGAGCGGTTCTACGGCGGGGACGGCACGGGGTACACCGACTACCCGGCGTACGACGCCTAA
- a CDS encoding DNA-3-methyladenine glycosylase I — translation MSAVVIGEDQLARCPWAATHPVNAQYHDAEWGRPIVGESAYFERLTLEAFQSGLSWLTILNKRDNFRAAFSGFDAQAVAAYDDSDRARLLADAGIVRNRLKIDAAITNARATIALRDAGGLQGFLEGFRPVRGPAPKVSGEIPTISAESIAMSKALKKQGFAFVGPTTMYALMQAVGLVNDHLADCHAR, via the coding sequence ATGAGCGCGGTAGTGATCGGAGAGGACCAGTTGGCGCGCTGCCCGTGGGCGGCGACGCACCCGGTCAATGCGCAATATCACGACGCCGAGTGGGGCCGACCGATCGTCGGCGAGAGTGCCTACTTCGAGAGGTTGACCCTGGAGGCGTTCCAGTCCGGGCTTAGCTGGTTGACGATCCTCAACAAGCGCGACAACTTCCGCGCTGCCTTCTCCGGGTTCGATGCCCAGGCCGTCGCTGCGTACGACGACTCCGATCGGGCGCGGCTCCTCGCAGACGCAGGCATCGTGCGCAACCGACTCAAGATCGACGCCGCGATCACCAATGCACGTGCCACGATCGCGCTGCGTGACGCCGGCGGTCTCCAGGGTTTCCTGGAAGGGTTCCGACCCGTTCGCGGTCCGGCTCCGAAGGTGTCGGGGGAGATTCCCACGATCAGCGCCGAGTCGATCGCGATGTCCAAGGCGTTGAAGAAGCAGGGGTTCGCGTTCGTGGGCCCGACGACGATGTACGCGCTGATGCAGGCGGTCGGGCTCGTCAACGACCACCTCGCAGACTGCCACGCGCGCTGA
- a CDS encoding amidase produces the protein MRPIHAYADDALADHDATGLVEMLHRGQVSSAELVEAALARTERVDADLGAVAYLDADRARREARSPNPGYFSGVPTFIKDNCDVEGQPTQQGTDAYVAKPARRDGDLARLVHATGAITLGKTRLSEFGFNGAVDHPRLGPVRTPWHPGHYAGASSAGSAALVAAGAVPFAHANDGGGSIRIPASVNGLVGLKTTRDRIPQDAMFGEMPVRICSDGVLTRSVRDTAAFLREAERIYRNPKLPRIGDVSGPSRRRLRIGFTSDGIGRSATGEVRDLTTETAAMLESLGHRVEEIAPPVPDGFVEDFLIYWSMLALVLRRTGKVRFGRTFDASKLDNLTHGLAHFCARRLHRLPKAVASLARSGRHTAPLWRSYDLVLTPTLATSTPALGHLDPMADYDQVMGRLLDWVAFTPLANATGEPSLSLPLATTASGLPQGMMFGAPKGRERVLLELAYELEEARPWARIQDATIAAYDG, from the coding sequence ATGCGCCCGATCCATGCGTACGCCGACGACGCCCTCGCCGACCACGATGCGACCGGTCTGGTCGAGATGTTGCATCGCGGCCAGGTCTCCAGCGCCGAACTCGTCGAGGCCGCCCTGGCTCGTACCGAACGCGTCGACGCCGACCTCGGCGCGGTGGCGTATCTGGACGCCGACCGAGCCCGCCGCGAGGCGCGGTCACCAAACCCCGGCTACTTCTCCGGCGTGCCGACCTTCATCAAGGACAACTGCGATGTCGAGGGCCAACCGACCCAGCAGGGCACGGACGCGTACGTCGCGAAGCCCGCTCGGCGGGACGGTGACCTCGCGCGTCTGGTGCACGCGACCGGGGCGATCACCCTGGGCAAGACTCGATTGAGCGAGTTCGGCTTCAACGGGGCGGTGGATCACCCGCGACTTGGGCCCGTACGCACGCCGTGGCATCCGGGTCACTACGCGGGCGCATCGTCGGCGGGGAGCGCGGCGTTAGTCGCAGCCGGGGCCGTCCCGTTCGCGCACGCCAACGACGGCGGCGGCTCGATCCGGATCCCCGCGAGCGTCAACGGCCTGGTGGGTCTGAAGACGACGCGAGATCGCATCCCCCAGGACGCGATGTTTGGCGAGATGCCCGTACGCATCTGCTCAGACGGCGTGCTCACCCGCTCGGTGCGCGACACGGCCGCGTTCCTGCGCGAGGCCGAGCGGATCTATCGCAACCCGAAACTGCCACGCATCGGCGACGTGTCGGGTCCGTCGCGGCGACGGCTGCGGATCGGCTTCACCAGTGACGGCATCGGCCGCAGTGCCACCGGCGAGGTCCGCGACCTTACGACGGAGACCGCGGCCATGCTCGAAAGCCTCGGCCATCGCGTCGAGGAGATCGCGCCACCGGTGCCCGACGGGTTCGTCGAGGACTTCCTGATCTATTGGTCGATGCTGGCGCTGGTGTTGCGGCGCACCGGCAAGGTGCGCTTCGGCCGGACCTTCGACGCCTCCAAACTCGACAACCTCACGCACGGACTGGCGCACTTCTGCGCCCGACGCCTGCATCGGCTGCCGAAGGCCGTCGCGTCGCTGGCGCGCTCGGGACGCCACACCGCGCCGCTGTGGCGCTCGTACGATCTGGTCCTCACCCCCACGCTCGCGACCTCGACTCCGGCGCTCGGGCACCTCGACCCGATGGCCGACTACGACCAGGTGATGGGGCGGCTGCTCGACTGGGTCGCGTTCACCCCGCTGGCCAACGCGACCGGTGAGCCGTCTCTGAGTCTGCCGCTCGCGACCACCGCCTCGGGCCTGCCGCAAGGGATGATGTTCGGGGCGCCGAAGGGGCGCGAACGCGTGCTGCTCGAATTGGCGTACGAACTGGAGGAGGCGCGTCCCTGGGCGCGCATCCAGGACGCGACGATCGCGGCGTACGACGGTTGA
- the rpmG gene encoding 50S ribosomal protein L33 encodes MASKSSDVRPKITLACTECKERNYISKKNRRNDPDRLELNKFCPRCRKHTAHRETR; translated from the coding sequence GTGGCCAGCAAGAGCTCCGACGTTCGCCCCAAGATCACGCTCGCCTGCACCGAGTGCAAGGAGCGCAACTACATCAGCAAGAAGAACCGGCGCAACGACCCCGACCGCCTCGAGCTGAACAAGTTCTGCCCGCGCTGTCGCAAGCACACCGCGCACCGCGAGACCCGCTGA
- a CDS encoding MaoC family dehydratase N-terminal domain-containing protein, which yields MPLDADIVGRTYPPTGPVAVTAESIAAFDAATGGDGRTTTAPATYPIVLAFEAMQTFLATEELALHHIVHGEQRFAYERPIVVGDTLTATLEVASLRSIGGNDIIGTSSRITDATGALVCTGTATLVHTGGAA from the coding sequence ATGCCACTGGACGCAGACATCGTCGGCAGGACCTATCCGCCGACCGGCCCCGTTGCGGTGACCGCCGAGTCGATCGCGGCCTTCGATGCCGCCACCGGCGGAGACGGCCGTACGACGACCGCGCCCGCGACGTACCCGATCGTGCTTGCGTTCGAGGCGATGCAGACCTTCCTGGCGACCGAGGAACTCGCGCTACACCACATCGTGCATGGTGAGCAGCGGTTCGCGTACGAGCGCCCGATCGTCGTGGGGGACACCCTGACGGCCACGCTCGAGGTCGCGTCGCTGCGCAGCATCGGCGGCAACGACATCATCGGCACCTCCTCGCGCATCACCGACGCGACCGGCGCCTTGGTCTGCACCGGCACCGCCACGCTCGTACACACCGGAGGTGCCGCGTGA
- a CDS encoding MaoC/PaaZ C-terminal domain-containing protein: MSATQFSAGDVLETQTFEITRADLVAYASASGDQNPIHQDEEIAESVGLPGVIAHGMLTLGLVARAVSQWTGGAEVVSLGAKFTSPVVVPAEGAAVLEVAATVKAVTDGVADLVLSVTCDGTKVLGMPKAAVRV, from the coding sequence GTGAGCGCAACCCAGTTCAGCGCCGGTGACGTGCTGGAGACCCAGACCTTCGAGATCACCCGAGCGGACCTGGTGGCGTACGCCAGTGCCAGCGGCGACCAGAACCCGATTCACCAGGACGAGGAGATTGCGGAGTCCGTGGGACTGCCCGGTGTGATCGCGCACGGGATGCTCACTCTCGGTCTGGTCGCGCGTGCGGTTTCGCAATGGACCGGTGGTGCCGAGGTCGTGTCGCTGGGCGCGAAGTTCACCTCGCCGGTCGTCGTACCCGCCGAGGGCGCGGCGGTCCTCGAGGTCGCCGCAACGGTGAAAGCCGTCACCGACGGTGTGGCTGATCTGGTGCTCAGCGTCACCTGCGACGGCACCAAGGTCCTCGGCATGCCCAAGGCGGCCGTACGTGTCTGA